The segment ataatatcatcaacatagacTGCAACAAAGACAACTAAGGCACCAACCTTTCTATGAAAAAGTGAGTAATCATGATGGGAATGTACATATCCTCTGAGTGATAGAGCTTCAGTTAACTTGGCATACCATTGTCGACTAGCCTGTTTTAAACCATAAAGAGACTTGTTTAGCTTGCACACTAAGTTCAAGTCATCCACAGCAAGCCCTTGTGGTATTTTCATGTATACTTCTTCATGGAGATCACCATGAAGAAAGGCATTGTTCACATCAAGCTGAGACATCTCCCAACCCTTTTTAACAGCACAAGCAATTAAGGTTCTTACAGTGGTCATTTTAACCACTGGAGAATAGATCTCTGTATAATCCACACCAGCCTGTTGAGTGTAGCCTTTAACTACTAGTCTGGCTTTAAACCTTTCAATGCTACCATCAGATTTGTTCTTCACTTTATACACCCATCTACATCCAACTGCCTGTTTTCCTGCAGGTAATTTTACAAGATTCCAAGTGTTGTTTGCATAAAGTGCATCAAACTCTTGCACCATGGCATTTTGCCATGCAGGACTTAAGGCTGCTTCCTCATAAGATAAAGGCTCACTatcatggaaaatgttttcaacCATTGCTTGACTATTAGATGCAATATCATTGGGAGTAAGGTGATGGTGTTTAGTGAACATGGCATTCAAAGAGAAGATTTTATCAATAGGAATGGACTGTGTGGTAGGAATATGAGTCTTTAGGGTAGGAATTGAGTAGATGTAATCTTTCAAATGTGAAGAAATCTTGCTTTCTCTTTGTGATCTTCTGTGTGGTAATGTAGGGGAAGGAGGTGATTGATTTCTGTTATGAGAGGGAGGATTAGGTGATAAGGTTGGAGAAGTAGGGAGCACATCTGTATTTTGATTTACCAAAGTGCTATCAAATATTGAATCAATACAATCATCAAAAACATCTAAAAAAACATCTCTGCTATTTGTAGAGTTTGTACTAGGAATAGAAGGAAAAACACATTTATCTGAAGTAAATGTAAAAGGGAACAGATGTTCATGAAACACTACATCCCTAGACACATGTATCCTTTTTGTGGCAAGACTCATTACTTTGTATCCTTTTGTTCCAAAGGGGTAACCTACAAACACATGAGGGGTGGTTCTAGGTTAGAGTTTATCCCTCTGAACTTTGGGTAATGTTGGGTAGCACAAACAACCAAAGGATCTAAGTTGGCTGTAATATGGTTTTGTTTTGTATAGGATCTCATAAGGACATTTGTTCTTCAAATAGACTGAAGGAAGTCTGTTTATAAGATGTGTTGCTGTAAGTATACATTCCCCCCCAGTATTTTAGGGAAGCTTTGATTGAAATAGAAGGGCTCTTGCTGTCTCTaacaaatatttatgttttctttccacTATGCTGTTTTGTTGAGGTGTATATGGGCAGCTCTTTTGATGGATTATACCTTTGGATTGAAAGAAGGATTTGGTTTCATTGTTGTTAAACTCAAGTCCATTATCTGATCTAACAATTTTGATTGTGGTTTGGAATTGATTTTCTATCATATTTACAAAGTTTTTGAGAACTTGTAAGGCATTGCTCTTGGTGCTTAACAGATGAGTCCAAGTTGATCTACTAAAATTATCTACTATGGTGATGAAATATCCATAATTTTCGTGGGTAGGTGCATGGTAAGGACCccatatatcaacatgaataagCTCAAAAATGGAATTAGAGTGTGTAACACTTTGGCTAAAAGGCAATCTTTCTTGTCTTGCCATAGGACAGATTGTACACATAAAAGGTTGTTTGTTTGAGAAACTGACTGGGATGGTAGAGATTTTCCTCATTTTCACAAAAGGCACTTGGACAAGTCTATTATGCCACAATAGGTCTACACTATGTTTAGTAGATACAGTATCAGAAGTAGAAGAACAAACAGTATGACTAGTACATTTGTTATTATCATGTAAAGTTTTGTTTGTGGCTTGACCATTATTGCTAGACAAAGAAGAGTTGTGATTGTTGTGAGATATGCAGCAGCATGTGATGAAATTAACAGGATTCTTCAGACACCttgaacaaagaaaatatagtCCTTCTCTGCTACTACCAAGCACCTGAGGCCTCTTCACTGAAGGGGCCTGCAGTAAACAAGAAACACTAGTGAATAGGATAACACTTCTCATTGAAAGAGTTAATGAGTGAACTGACACCAGATTGTATTTAAAAGAGGGCACATATAGCACATTGTGTAGAACAATTCCAGATGTGATCACTACatctccaaattctatcacctTAACTTTGTATCCATTGGGTAAAGAGACAAGCATAGGGTAAGACATGGTTTGAATATTGGTAAGAGAGGATTTTTTAAAGGTTATATGGTTTGATGCTCCCGAATCAATGATCCATAGGTCAACACTTGATTTAAAACATTCACATGAAGGATTGCCAAAATCAATAGATGAAGAACATACTATAGTACCTGCAAAGTTCACAGAACCAGCTTCCACGTTTGAGTTGTTCAAATTAGTTCCTTCAACTCGAAAATTCTGCAAAAGTTTCATCATGTTATCATATTGATCTTTAGTGAATGTAACCATTTGATTCTGATTATTCTGCATGCAATCTTCTCTCTGTGCAGATACCACACTATCAGAGGATCCATGAACATTGGCTACAACTCTCCTTCCTCTATATTCATGATTATTGTTCTGCCTTGCATGAGATCCATTGTTCCTATTAGTCTGGCTAGGATATCCAATCAACTTATAACATTTCTCCCTGATATGTCCTGTCTTTTTGCAATAACTACAAACCATAACACTTCTATTGCTACTGTTAGCTGGAAAGTAGTTGGATCCTCCATAATTGTTGTTACTTGAAGTATAGCCAGAGTAGTTTTCATTAGAGAATGATGTTTTGTAGTTTCTTCCTGTTGATCCCTTTCCATTATTATTAGAAGAGTTCACATTCAAGGAAATCGATTCCATAGGAGTTTGATTAGCAGGTTTAAACTCCCTTTGCTTCTCCTCTTATCACAGTATACACCTCATTCATCCCCATTAAGAATTGTATCAAACGTCTATCTTGTTCTGCTTTGTATAATCCATCTTTGGCTCCACAATTACAAGCACAAGAGCACTGATTCTTTACATTCAAAGTGCTCAATTCTTCCCAAAGCTTTTTCATCCTGGTGTAGTAGACTGTTATATCCAAATTTCCCTGTGTGAGATCATTAATCTccttttgaatttgatatagCTTTGCTCCATTTGTTTGATCATATCTATCTTCAAGTTCCTTCCAAAGTTCCACTGAATCACTAACATACTCTACACTATCTGCAATTTCCTTAGTGAGAGAGTTTAAAATCCAGGAAGTCACCATGTCATCGCATCTCTGCCATTGATGCAACTGGTTTGAGCTTGCAGTTGGTCTAATACAACTGCCATCAATGAATCCAAGCTTGTTCTTCACTGACAAAGCTCGCATAACTCCCCTTCTCCAGGATCTAGATCCTGTTCCATCGAATTGAGTTGGAACCAACACCATACCAGGGCTATTCGAAGGATGTATGTAGAGAGTGTTGTGTGCATCACCATTAACAGAGGTTCCTTGTGCTGAAGGAGCACTTTCAGGTTCTGTCATGATGAAGGATCGACTGGatacaagaaaaaaacaactaaacaagAAGAAACCAACAGCAGATTCGAATCAAAAACAGCAAGAACAACCTTGGTCTGATACCATATCAAGTTGATCAACAATGGTGATTTACACCAAAACAGAATGGAACCATAACAATCgatttaagaagaagaagaagaagaaggaggaggaggaggaggaggcaTCACATATGTTGAATTGTAGAAGATGAACTCACACCTTCCTGCATTGATcctcacatatatatacaagagaaatacaaaagatatgaaatacaaaatgtGTGACTAACTAACTTTCAAAATTCTAACTAACTTGATGTGACATCTAACTAACACTCTAACTAACATAACTAACAAactaatcataattatattgttaataattttaaaagtgtATTCTACTGGTACTTGATGCATGCATTTGTAGTACTGATTTGGCGCATTCTGTGGACAAGTACAATTTTGTGGTATAAATTATGAGAGGTTGGATATCTTTCAGGTTGTAGAAATGACTTTCCGAGGCGTGGACAGGTATAGTTTTTTTGTGCGACTTTTTTTAGATATCCAGCCTTCGTTCTATTTTCTTCATATTGCAAATAAGTGATTGCCTCTTTTCCAGTAAAAACTTTACATAATGGTCTATGCAGAGCATTCTATAATCTTGTTCTGATTAAATAGGTTGTAGTCATATCGCGAATCTTCCAGAATCACCATTTATGAGAATATCAAGTTTTATCAAATCACTTTCTGTATACCTAATGAAGTCGTATTCCATGCTTGCATAACCTTCGCTTATTGACTTTAGCTCAAATGTTACATACTCAACAATCTGATAGTTTGTTAGACGAGGTTAATAAGGTTTGAGGGAAGTTGTAGGTGGCACAATAAGCTAAAACTACAGGAGGACTTAGACAAAAACAAATGGCTGAAGAAGTGTTCTCAAAAAATGGAAATCAgttatctttttaattaattgtgtaTTATGTCTTAAACaagtaatattattgatttatatataCGTTTATTTCAGGTTCAACTTCAGAGAGGCTTAGATGAATGGCGTCAGACACATTCTACTTCAGAGGCTCATTCCACATCATCTAGTGATATTACATCTATATGGATAAATGTGGCTCAATCTTCGAAAGAAATGGAAGCGATGCGAAGACAAATTTCAAAGCTTACAGAACGACTTCAATTATCTGAAGTTAACTTTTCTAAAGTGCGAAAATTCATGGAGAAACATATGGTTGAAACTGATGAAAGTGAAGGGACCGACTCGGATGAAGAGtagattattttattgttgtttagaTATTTTCTATGAGATTTAGACATGTTTTGAACATTTTATTAGACTTGATTTTGGTGATGCTTGAGCTTTTAGACTCAATTGAATTGAATAGGATGCAATTTGAATGTTTAGGAATGTATTCGatgtttgatattatttttgaacttttgTGGATGGATTATAGTATTAATTTTAGCAGGTGGTCTACCAAAGAAACAACATTTTCAGTAGTAAATGTAATTTTTGCGACTACTGTAATCggaaacatataatttattttataaaattaaaattgtcgACTACAGTAATCGGCAAATTACCTAAATAgtgaataaatttattatatataccgACTGTAGTAGTCGGAAAATTACTAATACGATTAACGAATAAATTATATGATGACCACACTTAtcgaaatatatattaattaattattcaatattgTTCAACTATTACGACTACTGTAGTCggcattatttttattattaatttattagcGACTACAGTAGTCGGCTTTGTTTAAATATTATCGACgacattattttaattattaaattattattttaatagtttcCGACTATAGTAGTCGGCCATTTAGGTACTTAATGGTCAGATGTTGTTTTATATTAGTTGACTACCGTAGTCGGAAAACGCCGATCACAGTAGTCGGTAAAGAATTTCCGACGCTCAAGATACCGACTACTTTACTGTAAAGTAGTCGGAAGGTCATCAGCAAACACCATTTTCCGACTATATTCCGACTAATTTTATAATCGGCAATCAACAAATTTCTACTAGTGTTTTATCTTATCAATATCCTTCTTTAAATTCAACTTAGGATTAACAATTctacatttttctttattatgacCTTGTAATCTACAGTCCACGCAATACTTTGATATATAGTCATATCCGATGGTAAATATTTCAAATCCAACATCCCTCGTTTTCTCATTCTCAATATCCATTCTCACAAAATGTGAAAGATCTGCCAAAAAGTCCACCATCACTTAAATCCAAGCACAACTTAGCCTAGTTTTATTGATGGTTGCCAAATTTAGTAGCAATGGCTTGCCTACAATCAAGGCTAGTGAAAACAAGAattctttaacaaaaaaaaaggtaagcAATAAATTTGGAAAAGAGACTCATGCCATTGCTTTTGTTGTCTCCTCATCAATCTTAAGTCTGACTTCATAAATTAAGTTCTCAgtagaaaagaaaaatcttCTTTGCATGCGATATAGTACGCTCATTTGCAAATCAGATTAACAAAGTCTTTCATCAGAGATAGTCTTTTAAGTAAATGatgattgaaaaatatattttgacttagGTAGTCTTCCcaacaacaaatattaataaatttcatttttcatcctGCTAATTTAGCTAGAGTGGAGATAGtggataataataatttatagaaatacataatataagGAGCGATTGTATTTCATTGAGAATACAACACATACGTACATTACCATGCACAGTTTTGCTACAAAATTATATGTTTAAGTCATCTGCaaccccttaaagttgtccgcataattcatatagacacctcaactagggCTAGTACCTATTGAAAACATTAACGTTAAGAAATTTATATCTATTAGACACAAAATAATATTGAgttgaaaaacaaaattgtgTGTAGctcaaacacaaatatatagcAGGTGTACCAATGAAACAATGACAAGTGGTAgttgaattcaatttttttaaaaaaaatctatttcaatattccaaaaagaattttaagaaaataaaaattaactctTTAAATGAACGCCCCCATCATCCAATCTTCTTCTTCGTGTTGAGATTGTTTTCCCTTTCCGTCGGTGACGACTCACAAAAGAATCATTGCGCCACTCTTTCATTTCCTTCAACGGGATCGGCAACACCTCCTACCATTGCcataattttctttcaattattAAACATTTATCACAGTTgcaagaaataataataattttaggcCGGATTAAGAATTGATTCAGTTTTCTTACATTGAAATAAATGAAGCTTCGCCCAAACAATTAAAAccttaaaaagaagaaaaaatagaagactTATTGAAGAGGGTGAGAGAAAGTTGGAGGGGTAGGGTGGCATGAAAGGCAACTGGTAATTACAGAGATTATGGACTGATGTTGGATGGAAATCGTTGAGGCATCATCTTGGGACGAAGAAGAcgtgtttattattattattagtagtagcagcagttaatttttttgtttctttattaattaatgtcaAGGGTCAATAAAGAAAGTGTATTTTTTCAGGAAAAAGATACTCCCCGGTCCCATTTTATATGAGATAATTTGACTCGATAcgaaaattaagaaagaaaagaagacttttaaaatttatggttcaaaatgaataatagaaatttttgtgactgtaaatcatttcattaatgaTAGAACATACAttttgtaattaaattattactcACTTTAGAAATGTGGCATTCTTATTGGGACTGACTAAAAGgaaagtcatataaattagtATGACAGTTGGAGTATTTGAGTATCTTCATGCGCCCATGAAAAGTAAAGAACACATTTTGTGCTTAATAAATACAtgttttgaatattttagttgTTCAATAGGTATAGTAGACCTAGTCGagatgtctaagtgaattatgcagACAACTATAAGGGGTTGCAGATGACTTATAAATAATGACTTACATGCCCAGGTAGCGTAATAATttctccctccgtttcaaaaagaatgatcctattttttttagtctttttaaaaaataatgacccTTTTCCTTTTTGGGTAACACTATAACTTTAGCTATCCACGTGACATATTTAAGATcgtaaaattaaagaatattttgatatatttgatataactttaattttgaaccataaaattaaaaattcttcattcttttcttaAAATCTGTTCCAAGTCATGAAActagatcattctttttaaactGATAGAGTTTATTTTACACATAAGCAGGATCATTTACTAGTATATACTATACTGACACGTTTTAcattgtaaaataaatataaaataaatgacttaGGTTCCTTCTTCCAAATATGAGTCCatacaacataatatatattgatttgaaGGGTTTGGTAGTTGGGAAAGTAAACTTTTACTTGGTTTGAAAAGgactaatttattttcttaatacattatctttttaaaaaattaatcaaaagtttgataacattttaatttttagtttttatataaggctataaaattaaatcaatttgataCATTTTACCAAATCTTGATTTATCACTACAAAGTCATCTTTGTGtgtttattttaacttaaaaagtaGTATTATTAGAAAAGACATTAGAGTGACTCGTATAATATCTCAGTGAGGAGATAATTGGTAACCCTGTGGCCGTACCAAAAATAGATGCGTATAGAAGGATGCAACATTGACGTCTTTCGGTGAAAGCATCTTTTTCTATGTGTAGTTTGCTAAAATGAAACATAATAACTGGAATTCCAAGATGAACTTCCTCATCTGTTAGTTATTACcaaatctttttgaaaaaaggaaataaagataTTAAAGTTGAGTTAGGGATAGAGAAGTTTGGATCCAGCACCCCTTCCATTATCCTTTTTCCTCTATTTCATCAAGTGCACCCTCTAAACAAGTAATAcgtatattatataaaatttaaaggtcaagcttaattatattaataactatcataacaataattaagtcaactaattttaaaaactattctctaaatttgataaaaaaaattacaatatatttcatacaaaatttaatatttattaatatcattaatttcatcttatatttttatatttaaatatgaaactTTATGTTATTTAAGGTGTGAATCaactaaataattttatgtaCTAGTAAACTTTATTCTTGAAATGTTATACTAcattgagaaacaaaaaaatgaagaattatcaatgttggaaaataactataaaatacatgttttcttaaaatattcttttatatttttttttgtgaaataaaagaaaacattgtTTTAAATACAAATGTTTTTGAAGATTGTTATATATCACAGTAAATACAAACGATTCATGTTcaacaattttcatatttaaatataaaaaatagaaaatgaaattaatgctattaaataaatattaaattttgtatgaagtatgttataatttttatcaaatttaaagagTAGTTTTCTTAAGTTAATTGACTTAACTATAGTTCTGATAGttgttaatataatataatcttgACCTTTGAACTCTAAATAAGACATGCGTCGCATATCTAGGATGCACTTGACCAAATAGAAGGGAGCTAGATCCGTGAAGTTTAACCAAGTAACTAAAAAATCTCCTAAGAAAATCATAGAGCACACTTCTTGGTGGTGTATGTTTTCCACATTTATGAAGATTCTATCTAGATAAGTCTTAGGGTCTCTCATATCAATACTAGGAAACGTAGAAGACTTAAATACCTAAATCAAAGAATTTCCAAGAAATTGTCTACGATAGGGCCTATTCGGGAATGATGATcctaacatgattttttttcatactcaAGGTTAGAATccgaaatcaatatatatatacacacacacatacacgtATGCGCGTCCGCACGCTCGCCCGCACGCTCGCGCGCACGCGCGCACACCCACACACAcccacacacgcacgcacgcgcgcgcgcgcacacacacatatatatgatGTGACACCTCTCTATAGCCTCTATTTGCATTTAgttttttgcttttttaaaaaaataaattaattattatatcataaaaaggattactaaaatttattaaaaataaatattttattaatggagGATCATTTATAAGgataattctttattttttttatttatttatctcacttATAATAAAAGGAGgaatataatttgtttattttttacttttgtaaatttaaattaattattttattataaaaataaattactttatttatacaaataaatattttgttaatgtagaaacatttattaaaaaactctcgatattttttttctatttgtttctctcacttctaatcatgaaatcataatatatattttttatattttaagcatttttatttttattttttaatttattcactaGGAGTTACTAATCATGACTTgcccctctttaattttttcttttaatagtattcataactctcataatttttatgtccatacatattcttcaaattaaatttataaatttatgatgTCTTGTgatattcctttattttgtctataaatttatattagtttcaTAAAGATTCACATTCACAATTATCCTTTCTCTTTTCATCAAATAGGTTTGATTtgtaacaaaaaagaaatacatgAAGGTAAGAGATATTtcattgcaattttttttctctatttttgtctATGTAAATTAGTATGTAGTTTGTGAATGAACTAatatgtaagaaaaaaaaaatacatgaagttaataaatatatcattctcaagtccttattttttttatttcctttattttgtctacataaattc is part of the Solanum lycopersicum chromosome 1, SLM_r2.1 genome and harbors:
- the LOC138346081 gene encoding uncharacterized protein, with amino-acid sequence MTEPESAPSAQGTSVNGDAHNTLYIHPSNSPGMVLVPTQFDGTGSRSWRRGVMRALSVKNKLGFIDGSCIRPTASSNQLHQWQRCDDMVTSWILNSLTKEIADSVEYVSDSVELWKELEDRYDQTNGAKLYQIQKEINDLTQGNLDITVYYTRMKKLWEELSTLNVKNQCSCACNCGAKDGLYKAEQDRRLIQFLMGMNEVYTVIRGEAKGV